A portion of the Aphelocoma coerulescens isolate FSJ_1873_10779 chromosome 11, UR_Acoe_1.0, whole genome shotgun sequence genome contains these proteins:
- the LOC138116799 gene encoding carbohydrate sulfotransferase 5-like isoform X1, with protein MQEFVLCEFYRYCAQEQWFTGISLLFFSFSHCPSSVRMARIRIPSTIVIIFVTVQTGFLLFMYARYNSFMPQSEEKPSQVHILILSSWRSGSSFVGQLFSQHPSVFYLMEPAWHVWVTMYQNNAKVLHMAVRDLVRSVFLCDMSVFDAYMPWKRNLSDLFQWAASRALCSAPACDSFQRTDIMSEMACKTLCGRYPFSKVEEACKTYSHVVIKEVRFFDLKVLYPLLTDPSLNLKIIHLVRDPRAVVKSREQSVKALARDNGIVLSTNGTKVEDSKYKVMQEVCRSHVQIYETATLKPPNFLKDRYLMVRFEDLVRDPLSEISEMYKFADLSLTPRLKSWIYNITHGQGPGKKKEAFKITSRDAVSVSQAWRNVLSFQKVKKIQEVCKGAINILGYQLVDSEKEQRDLTLDLVLPRRQNQFSWSSFNPKH; from the coding sequence ATGCAAGAGTTTGTATTGTGTGAGTTTTATCGTTATTGTGCCCAGGAGCAATGGTTCACTggcatttcccttctctttttcagcttttctcattGCCCTTCCTCGGTGAGAATGGCAAGGATTCGGATTCCTAGCACAATTGTTATAATTTTTGTTACAGTTCAGACTGGATTCTTACTCTTCATGTATGCCCGGTATAATAGCTTCATGCCTCAGTCTGAGGAAAAACCATCACAAGTCCACATACTTATTCTCTCCTCTTGGCGGTCGGGATCTTCTTTTGTCGGTCAGCTTTTCAGCCAGCATCCCAGCGTCTTCTACCTGATGGAACCTGCATGGCACGTGTGGGTTACAATGTACCAGAACAATGCCAAAGTCTTACACATGGCAGTGCGGGACTTAGTCAGGTCGGTCTTTCTGTGTGACATGTCCGTGTTTGATGCTTACATGCCTTGGAAAAGAAACCTATCTGATCTTTTCCAGTGGGCAGCGAGTCGGGCTCTGTGTTCAGCTCCTGCTTGTGACTCTTTTCAACGTACTGACATAATGAGTGAAATGGCATGCAAGACTCTTTGTGGACGGTATCCATTCAGCAAGGTGGAGGAAGCCTGTAAAACTTACAGCCACGTTGTCATCAAGGAAGTTCGATTCTTTGACTTGAAGGTCTTATACCCCCTTCTCACTGATCCATCCCTGAATCTCAAAATTATTCACCTGGTCCGTGACCCCAGGGCAGTCGTTAAGTCACGGGAACAATCAGTCAAAGCATTAGCCCGTGACAATGGAATCGTCTTGAGTACCAATGGCACTAAAGTGGAAGACAGCAAATACAAAGTAATGCAAGAGGTTTGTAGAAGTCACGTTCAGATTTATGAAACGGCTACTCTTAAGCCACCTAATTTTCTGAAAGATCGCTATTTAATGGTCCGTTTTGAAGACCTGGTAAGAGATCCATTATCAGAAATCTCAGAAATGTATAAGTTCGCAGATCTTAGTTTGACTCCCCGGCTCAAAAGCTGGATCTATAATATCACACATGGACAGGGaccggggaaaaaaaaagaagccttcAAAATAACATCTCGAGATGCAGTTAGTGTTTCACAGGCCTGGAGAAATGTTCTTTCCTTTCAGAAAGTTAAGAAAATACAGGAAGTTTGCAAAGGTGCTATAAACATTCTTGGTTATCAGCTAGTGGattcagaaaaagaacaaagagaTCTGACATTGGATTTGGTGTTGCCAAGACGACAAAATCAATTCAGTTGGTCATCGTTTAATCCAAAGCACTGA
- the LOC138116799 gene encoding carbohydrate sulfotransferase 5-like isoform X2 produces MARIRIPSTIVIIFVTVQTGFLLFMYARYNSFMPQSEEKPSQVHILILSSWRSGSSFVGQLFSQHPSVFYLMEPAWHVWVTMYQNNAKVLHMAVRDLVRSVFLCDMSVFDAYMPWKRNLSDLFQWAASRALCSAPACDSFQRTDIMSEMACKTLCGRYPFSKVEEACKTYSHVVIKEVRFFDLKVLYPLLTDPSLNLKIIHLVRDPRAVVKSREQSVKALARDNGIVLSTNGTKVEDSKYKVMQEVCRSHVQIYETATLKPPNFLKDRYLMVRFEDLVRDPLSEISEMYKFADLSLTPRLKSWIYNITHGQGPGKKKEAFKITSRDAVSVSQAWRNVLSFQKVKKIQEVCKGAINILGYQLVDSEKEQRDLTLDLVLPRRQNQFSWSSFNPKH; encoded by the coding sequence ATGGCAAGGATTCGGATTCCTAGCACAATTGTTATAATTTTTGTTACAGTTCAGACTGGATTCTTACTCTTCATGTATGCCCGGTATAATAGCTTCATGCCTCAGTCTGAGGAAAAACCATCACAAGTCCACATACTTATTCTCTCCTCTTGGCGGTCGGGATCTTCTTTTGTCGGTCAGCTTTTCAGCCAGCATCCCAGCGTCTTCTACCTGATGGAACCTGCATGGCACGTGTGGGTTACAATGTACCAGAACAATGCCAAAGTCTTACACATGGCAGTGCGGGACTTAGTCAGGTCGGTCTTTCTGTGTGACATGTCCGTGTTTGATGCTTACATGCCTTGGAAAAGAAACCTATCTGATCTTTTCCAGTGGGCAGCGAGTCGGGCTCTGTGTTCAGCTCCTGCTTGTGACTCTTTTCAACGTACTGACATAATGAGTGAAATGGCATGCAAGACTCTTTGTGGACGGTATCCATTCAGCAAGGTGGAGGAAGCCTGTAAAACTTACAGCCACGTTGTCATCAAGGAAGTTCGATTCTTTGACTTGAAGGTCTTATACCCCCTTCTCACTGATCCATCCCTGAATCTCAAAATTATTCACCTGGTCCGTGACCCCAGGGCAGTCGTTAAGTCACGGGAACAATCAGTCAAAGCATTAGCCCGTGACAATGGAATCGTCTTGAGTACCAATGGCACTAAAGTGGAAGACAGCAAATACAAAGTAATGCAAGAGGTTTGTAGAAGTCACGTTCAGATTTATGAAACGGCTACTCTTAAGCCACCTAATTTTCTGAAAGATCGCTATTTAATGGTCCGTTTTGAAGACCTGGTAAGAGATCCATTATCAGAAATCTCAGAAATGTATAAGTTCGCAGATCTTAGTTTGACTCCCCGGCTCAAAAGCTGGATCTATAATATCACACATGGACAGGGaccggggaaaaaaaaagaagccttcAAAATAACATCTCGAGATGCAGTTAGTGTTTCACAGGCCTGGAGAAATGTTCTTTCCTTTCAGAAAGTTAAGAAAATACAGGAAGTTTGCAAAGGTGCTATAAACATTCTTGGTTATCAGCTAGTGGattcagaaaaagaacaaagagaTCTGACATTGGATTTGGTGTTGCCAAGACGACAAAATCAATTCAGTTGGTCATCGTTTAATCCAAAGCACTGA